Genomic DNA from Lactococcus garvieae:
CGACAAAATTTTATTTTGAGTTTATCAAATTGAGGTTTGTAGAATAAGCTTAGAGGGTAGAAATAACCAAAGAATAGAGAGTAAAAATGCAAATGAGTGAAATGTCAGCTAATAGGCAAATGATGATAAATCTCTTCGCGACGTTAATGGTTTTTATAGCAAATGCTTTAATTAATTTTTTGCTATCTCCTTTTATCGTTCGTGAATTAGGAGTAGAAGCAAATGGTTTTGTGCAATTAGCTACAAATTTTGTGTCTTATATTGCCATTATTATGTCAGCAATGAATTCCATGTCTTCCAGATTTATGACAATAGCTTACCATGAGAAAAAAATAGATAAGATGCGAGAATATTACACGTCTACTTTTATTGGGAATAATGCTTTGATATTGCTTCTATTAGTCCCAGTTTTGTTTGGGATTTATTTCTTAGATAGTATTATACAGATATCACCAGAATTAGTCATCCAAGTGAAATTACTCTTTCTAATGGTATTTTTAAATTATTTTGTATCAATGGCAACACCAAATTGGGATATATCATTTTTTGTTACTAATAAAGTGTATATGCGTTCAATTGGTAATATGATATCATATATTGTACGAGCCTTTGTTATTGTAGTCATGTTTGCTTTCCTCCCTCCTAAAGTCTGGTATGTGGGAGTGTCTGCGATTATGGCTACACTTGTGCTACAAGTTTGGTTTTTATTTGGAATGAAAAAAGAGCTCCCTTTTTTAAAATTAAATAAAAAGTTCATTAAACTTGGAGCACTAAAAGATTTAGTTTCAAGTGGCATCTGGAACTCTATTAATCAACTTGGTTTTGTTCTTTCAAACGGTTTGGACTTACTACTTACAAATCTATTCATTAGTGGAGAAATGATGGGTATCGTTTCTTTAGCAAAAATAGTTCCTGCTATTATTGGAGGATTACAAAATACTGTTTCAACAACTTTTACCCCTCAATTAACAATTCTTTACTCCCAAGGTAAGGTTGAGGAGATGATTAAAGAAATATATAAAGCAAGTAAGGTCACTCTAATCGTTATTGGGCTTCCTTTAACAGGTTTTATTGCATTTGGTGAACCATTTTTCAAATTGTGGCTCCCTGGACAAGATGCTTTACAACTTCAAGTCCTTTCATTTCTTACAATGGTAAATTTGGCTGTTATTAATGGGAGTCAA
This window encodes:
- a CDS encoding lipopolysaccharide biosynthesis protein produces the protein MQMSEMSANRQMMINLFATLMVFIANALINFLLSPFIVRELGVEANGFVQLATNFVSYIAIIMSAMNSMSSRFMTIAYHEKKIDKMREYYTSTFIGNNALILLLLVPVLFGIYFLDSIIQISPELVIQVKLLFLMVFLNYFVSMATPNWDISFFVTNKVYMRSIGNMISYIVRAFVIVVMFAFLPPKVWYVGVSAIMATLVLQVWFLFGMKKELPFLKLNKKFIKLGALKDLVSSGIWNSINQLGFVLSNGLDLLLTNLFISGEMMGIVSLAKIVPAIIGGLQNTVSTTFTPQLTILYSQGKVEEMIKEIYKASKVTLIVIGLPLTGFIAFGEPFFKLWLPGQDALQLQVLSFLTMVNLAVINGSQPLWQIFAVVNKNKPDALSVIYSGIASVVITFIILETTDLGAYAIVAISSIISILRYLIFVIPYSAKYLGLKWTTFYPLIGYALLTLALNLGIGKVINMFLKINNWLNLSGAVLVFSIVSGILTTIIVLNKNERKATWNAIISRIH